Proteins encoded in a region of the Pristis pectinata isolate sPriPec2 chromosome 16, sPriPec2.1.pri, whole genome shotgun sequence genome:
- the LOC127578754 gene encoding CCAAT/enhancer-binding protein beta-like — translation MQSLAGWDSRCDSPCFQTGQTYTNLMEVANFYESDCSLNKLHRDRSMTDLGIGDNESAIDFSPYIDPATASAAGGNFELNGDLLTDIMLSDEYKKKSLPDYNAYLSLMRNSSGGARHQGSILSCTPQFLETRLEPVFEQSLDSKGGVKQESRDEEGAMSATAAPSSYARSLLQYQCVASGSNSNLSTSSLSSTPPATPNSAESNRGSAAAAAAAGAGGSKSKNKKTVDKHSDEYRLRRERNNIAVRKSRDKAKMRNVETQHKVLELSAENERLQKRVEQLSRELATLRNLFKQLPEHTLLSASGNC, via the coding sequence ATGCAAAGTCTGGCCGGCTGGGACTCGCGTTGCGACTCGCCATGTTTCCAAACGGGTCAGACTTACACTAATTTGATGGAAGTGGCCAATTTCTATGAGTCGGACTGTTCCCTGAACAAGTTGCACCGCGACCGTTCAATGACAGATCTGGGCATCGGAGACAACGAGAGCGCCATCGACTTCAGCCCTTACATCGACCCGGCCACAGCTTCGGCAGCAGGGGGCAACTTTGAGCTCAACGGAGACCTTTTGACGGATATTATGCTGTCAGACGAGTACAAGAAGAAATCGCTGCCCGACTACAACGCCTACTTGTCCCTGATGCGCAACTCGTCAGGCGGCGCCCGGCACCAGGGCAGCATCCTGAGCTGTACCCCGCAGTTCCTGGAGACGCGGCTGGAGCCGGTGTTCGAGCAGAGTTTGGACTCCAAAGGCGGTGTGAAGCAGGAGTCCAGGGACGAAGAAGGGGCCATGTCAGCCACGGCCGCCCCCTCGTCCTACGCGCGGTCGCTGCTGCAGTACCAGTGCGTGGCCAGCGGCAGCAACAGCAACCTGTCCACCTCGTCTCTGTCCTCCACGCCGCCGGCCACCCCCAACTCGGCCGAGTCCAATCGGGGctcggcggcggcggcggcggcggccggAGCCGGGGGGAGCAAGAGCAAGAACAAGAAGACGGTGGACAAGCACAGCGACGAGTACCGGCTGCGGAGGGAGAGGAACAACATCGCGGTGAGGAAGAGCAGGGACAAGGCCAAGATGAGGAACGTGGAGACGCAGCACAAGGTGTTGGAGCTCAGCGCCGAGAACGAGCGGCTGCAGAAGAGAGTGGAACAGCTGAGCCGGGAGCTGGCCACGCTGAGGAACTTGTTCAAACAGCTCCCCGAGCACACCCTGCTCAGTGCGTCGGGCAACTGCTGA